In one window of Desulforhabdus amnigena DNA:
- the qrcC gene encoding menaquinone reductase iron-sulfur cluster-binding subunit QrcC, whose amino-acid sequence MVIDLDKCSGCMACSVACQAENNISFRPDETNKLRSITWMEVFYLQNGKDYGEYQYTYLPRPCMHCDAPHHAPCTFVCPVNATTRNEENGIVEHIYPRCIGCRYCIVACPYHARDFNWWDPSWPKSMESMLNPEVSTRMRGVVEKCTFCHHRLLNARAKAYLEETDPDKATYLPACAEACPTKAISFGNLNDPESEVAALIKDPRAFRLLSKLHTEPKVYYLSKHDWVRKQADKGF is encoded by the coding sequence ATGGTAATCGACCTTGATAAATGTTCGGGTTGTATGGCTTGCAGCGTCGCCTGCCAGGCGGAAAACAATATCTCCTTCCGGCCGGATGAAACCAACAAGCTGCGCTCCATTACATGGATGGAGGTCTTCTATCTCCAAAATGGAAAGGATTACGGGGAGTATCAATACACTTATCTGCCACGTCCCTGCATGCATTGCGATGCACCGCACCATGCACCCTGCACCTTCGTATGCCCGGTGAACGCCACCACACGGAATGAGGAAAACGGCATTGTCGAACACATTTATCCCCGTTGCATCGGTTGCCGGTACTGCATCGTGGCCTGCCCGTACCATGCTCGCGATTTCAACTGGTGGGATCCTTCCTGGCCAAAGTCCATGGAATCCATGTTGAACCCTGAAGTGAGCACGCGCATGCGAGGCGTGGTGGAAAAGTGCACTTTCTGCCACCATCGACTTCTCAATGCCCGTGCCAAAGCCTACCTTGAAGAGACCGATCCCGACAAGGCCACCTACCTTCCTGCTTGTGCCGAAGCCTGCCCAACCAAGGCGATTTCCTTCGGCAATCTAAACGATCCTGAATCGGAGGTCGCAGCACTCATCAAGGATCCCCGTGCTTTCAGACTTTTGAGCAAATTACACACGGAACCAAAGGTTTACTACCTCAGCAAGCATGACTGGGTAA
- a CDS encoding molybdopterin-containing oxidoreductase family protein, whose protein sequence is MMFGRRAFLQFAAGAVGGTLLSPLPWKLADDSAIWSQNWSWRPSPERGPITKKATICTLCEGGCGIRARLVNGNRAVLLEGNPEHPINRGGICPLAASGLQFLYAPYRITQPIKQTQKRGEASGFKPIPWDEAMSELLDKLVNLRTGGTPHAVACITGQGQGSMRDLWQQFFDAYGSPNFFQMPSHSDSLKLAAFLTLGKEEPLAFALEKASYILSFGSDLIGGWGSPGRMLALWGDWNAAQSENKTPSAKIIQIESRCSMSAAKADRWIPIIPGSEAALALGIAHVMVKENLYDTSYVATNVFGFEDWTDSQGKARQGFKSFLLASENSLEEASRRTGLEPAKIVELAKDFATQPNAVAVWGKSRDLPEKVHHELAFLALNVLKGNLKSQGMISLAPSVPLGPMPQVLADEVAQQGLARKSLDQVKAQDIPLSRKSLYGFLKNLSEAPSYPIEVLMIHEANPAYSLPGNQVFQKAIQKVGWVVSFSSYMDETSLQADIILPNHTAFERYDDVIGVPGLPQAYYAVAAPILPPQWNTRHSGDVLLQMSKNMGGSVADALPWKSYDAFLQDRVKGLAASGRGAVAQTSARQLQETPEGASPKANYKDGADLWKKLASGQCWYDAPQNPLQLVQSPSGKIELAFQSLQSKELEAGKDEQCLPNFSSIALSGNEKEYPLTLVSYQALFLSHGYLPNPPFMTKTLWDFILRNDDSFVELHPETARSLGLDEGNRAVLKTPAGECIVRVHLFPGARLDVIYMPQGLGHKAYDQYIQSKGANPNELLEVQMDPVSGLGTAWAARAQLRRA, encoded by the coding sequence ATGATGTTTGGTAGGAGAGCTTTTTTACAGTTTGCTGCCGGCGCGGTAGGAGGTACTTTGCTTTCACCTTTGCCATGGAAATTGGCCGATGATTCCGCCATCTGGAGCCAAAACTGGTCATGGCGTCCATCGCCGGAACGTGGGCCGATTACTAAGAAAGCCACCATCTGCACTTTGTGTGAAGGAGGTTGCGGCATTCGGGCTCGCCTGGTAAATGGCAACCGGGCCGTTTTGCTGGAAGGAAACCCGGAGCATCCCATCAATCGAGGAGGAATATGTCCACTTGCTGCTTCAGGACTTCAGTTCCTTTACGCTCCCTACCGGATCACTCAACCCATAAAGCAGACTCAGAAGAGAGGGGAAGCCTCCGGCTTCAAACCCATCCCTTGGGATGAAGCGATGAGTGAACTGCTCGACAAACTGGTGAATCTCAGAACGGGGGGGACTCCTCACGCAGTGGCCTGCATCACTGGGCAGGGACAAGGCAGCATGAGGGATTTATGGCAACAATTTTTCGACGCCTACGGGTCTCCCAACTTTTTCCAAATGCCCTCCCACTCCGATAGCCTCAAGCTTGCAGCCTTTCTTACGCTGGGCAAAGAGGAGCCTCTGGCATTTGCTTTGGAGAAAGCATCTTATATCCTCAGCTTTGGATCCGATCTCATTGGAGGTTGGGGAAGCCCCGGACGTATGCTGGCCCTTTGGGGAGACTGGAATGCGGCACAGAGTGAGAACAAAACCCCTTCAGCCAAAATCATCCAGATCGAGTCGCGCTGTTCCATGTCCGCAGCAAAAGCCGACCGGTGGATCCCGATCATTCCCGGCAGCGAGGCGGCTCTTGCTCTTGGAATTGCCCATGTGATGGTGAAGGAAAACCTCTATGACACATCCTACGTGGCTACAAACGTTTTTGGCTTCGAGGACTGGACCGACAGTCAGGGGAAAGCGAGGCAAGGATTCAAGAGTTTCCTTCTGGCTTCGGAAAACTCCCTTGAAGAGGCATCCAGGCGCACCGGTCTTGAACCAGCCAAGATCGTCGAACTGGCCAAAGATTTTGCCACACAGCCCAACGCTGTCGCAGTATGGGGAAAAAGCCGGGACCTCCCGGAAAAAGTCCATCATGAACTGGCATTTCTTGCCCTCAATGTACTCAAAGGCAATCTGAAATCCCAGGGCATGATATCCCTCGCCCCATCTGTACCGCTTGGACCCATGCCCCAGGTCCTTGCAGACGAAGTGGCACAACAAGGGCTGGCTCGGAAGAGCCTTGACCAGGTCAAAGCTCAGGATATTCCTCTTTCCCGCAAGAGCCTCTATGGGTTCCTTAAAAATCTGTCCGAGGCTCCCTCTTATCCCATCGAAGTCTTGATGATCCATGAAGCCAATCCGGCCTATAGCCTTCCAGGCAATCAGGTCTTTCAGAAGGCTATTCAAAAGGTAGGGTGGGTCGTATCCTTTTCTTCCTACATGGATGAAACTTCCCTGCAGGCCGACATTATCCTTCCCAACCATACTGCCTTCGAACGGTATGACGATGTCATCGGTGTTCCCGGACTGCCCCAGGCTTATTACGCAGTCGCAGCTCCCATTCTGCCCCCTCAATGGAATACCCGCCACTCTGGAGATGTTCTCCTTCAAATGTCAAAAAACATGGGCGGGTCGGTCGCCGATGCCCTGCCATGGAAAAGCTATGATGCATTTCTTCAGGATCGGGTAAAGGGGTTGGCTGCATCCGGAAGAGGTGCGGTTGCCCAGACCTCAGCGAGGCAACTGCAGGAAACCCCGGAGGGAGCATCCCCGAAGGCCAATTACAAGGATGGAGCCGATCTGTGGAAGAAGCTCGCTTCGGGACAGTGCTGGTATGATGCGCCTCAAAATCCGCTTCAGCTTGTGCAAAGCCCATCCGGGAAAATAGAGCTCGCTTTTCAATCACTGCAGTCAAAGGAGCTAGAGGCAGGAAAGGATGAACAATGCTTGCCGAATTTCTCTTCCATCGCTCTCTCGGGAAATGAAAAAGAGTACCCCTTGACGCTGGTTTCCTATCAAGCTTTGTTTCTCTCTCATGGATATTTGCCGAATCCTCCTTTCATGACCAAAACATTATGGGATTTTATTTTAAGAAACGACGACTCCTTTGTGGAGCTGCATCCTGAGACCGCTCGATCCTTGGGGCTTGATGAAGGGAATCGCGCAGTACTCAAAACTCCTGCAGGAGAGTGTATTGTCAGGGTTCATCTCTTCCCCGGGGCACGTCTGGATGTCATCTATATGCCACAGGGCCTGGGCCACAAGGCTTACGATCAATACATCCAGAGCAAGGGAGCCAATCCCAATGAGCTGCTGGAGGTTCAGATGGATCCCGTATCAGGGCTCGGAACTGCCTGGGCTGCTCGTGCACAGTTGCGTCGCGCATGA
- the qrcA gene encoding menaquinone reductase multiheme cytochrome c subunit QrcA, giving the protein MNEEKKNTSGKSRVGGAIFFAGFIVALVFGWVLSPNLIYSQRMQPMQFSHVAHQDSSCEDCHFFREDGTYSGIPRIEKCKECHEAPMGETEDERILVEEYIQKDREIPWRVYAWQPDNVYFSHAPHKAGGMECVACHRDVSSEEKLPPYQENRLTGYSKNTMKMDACEKCHADRGISNNCNTCHK; this is encoded by the coding sequence ATGAATGAAGAGAAAAAAAATACTTCCGGTAAAAGCAGGGTTGGCGGCGCCATTTTCTTTGCCGGCTTTATCGTTGCCCTGGTCTTCGGCTGGGTTCTCTCTCCTAATCTCATCTATTCGCAACGCATGCAGCCGATGCAATTCAGTCATGTTGCCCATCAAGACAGTAGTTGCGAGGATTGTCATTTTTTTAGAGAGGATGGAACATATTCGGGAATTCCCAGGATTGAAAAGTGCAAGGAATGCCACGAGGCGCCCATGGGAGAGACAGAAGACGAGCGAATCCTTGTGGAAGAGTATATTCAAAAGGACCGCGAAATTCCCTGGCGGGTTTATGCCTGGCAACCGGACAATGTCTACTTTTCTCATGCCCCTCATAAAGCTGGGGGAATGGAATGCGTGGCATGCCATCGCGACGTCTCTTCCGAGGAAAAGCTTCCCCCTTACCAAGAGAACCGTTTGACCGGCTACAGCAAAAATACCATGAAGATGGATGCCTGTGAGAAGTGCCATGCCGACCGGGGGATCAGCAATAATTGCAATACCTGCCATAAATAG